Proteins co-encoded in one Nitrospira sp. genomic window:
- a CDS encoding glycosyltransferase, with amino-acid sequence MMRSASEVMQVLHLIETGGPGGAERMLLGMTRHLDASFHSTVGLLKPGWLETQVQERGLAHVRIQGGAWGDFGRIRHLVKVVRISSIQVIHAHEFYMNVLGAVVSRLTGVPLIATVHGKNYYPEKRRRRLLYRWVAATAASVVTVSEDLKSFFCRATGVAASRVTMVPNGIDTGAWSPVVPDAVLRADCGIPVDAMVAGAIGNLYPVKRHIDLVRALPLMKAACPNIHVVILGRGDQKAILEREADSLGVADRLHLPGFQEDARRWLNIMDCFVMPSESEGMPLSLLEAMSAQLPVVVTAVGGIPEVVMHEESGWLVPAHHPDILAKTLIHVLTNPSQARVVAKRARARIESRFSADAMGHAYGVLYRQGLEQARRVAR; translated from the coding sequence ATGATGCGAAGCGCAAGCGAGGTCATGCAGGTGCTGCATCTGATCGAGACCGGCGGGCCGGGCGGGGCTGAACGCATGTTGTTGGGGATGACACGCCACCTCGACGCGTCATTCCATTCAACGGTCGGCCTCCTGAAGCCGGGCTGGTTGGAGACCCAGGTACAAGAGAGAGGGCTTGCACATGTGCGGATTCAGGGGGGAGCGTGGGGAGACTTCGGACGTATCCGCCATCTGGTAAAGGTTGTTCGCATCTCGTCGATTCAGGTGATCCATGCCCACGAGTTTTACATGAATGTGCTCGGTGCGGTGGTCTCGCGGCTGACCGGAGTGCCGCTCATCGCGACCGTTCACGGTAAGAACTATTATCCTGAAAAGCGCCGCCGCCGACTGTTGTATCGGTGGGTGGCAGCGACGGCGGCATCGGTCGTTACGGTATCTGAGGATTTGAAGTCGTTTTTTTGCCGGGCCACCGGAGTAGCCGCTTCTCGTGTGACCATGGTACCCAACGGGATAGATACAGGCGCATGGTCGCCGGTCGTGCCTGACGCGGTGCTGCGGGCGGATTGCGGCATCCCGGTCGATGCAATGGTCGCTGGAGCGATTGGGAATTTGTATCCGGTCAAGCGGCATATCGATCTGGTCCGCGCACTTCCGCTTATGAAGGCTGCCTGCCCGAATATCCATGTGGTGATTCTTGGTCGTGGCGATCAAAAGGCCATTCTGGAGCGAGAAGCTGATTCGCTGGGCGTGGCCGACCGTTTGCACTTGCCTGGCTTTCAGGAGGATGCCCGCCGGTGGCTGAATATCATGGACTGCTTTGTGATGCCGTCGGAAAGCGAAGGGATGCCGCTGTCACTATTGGAAGCGATGTCGGCGCAGTTACCGGTGGTAGTGACGGCCGTCGGCGGGATTCCCGAGGTTGTGATGCATGAGGAATCCGGTTGGCTAGTTCCTGCCCATCATCCCGATATTCTGGCGAAGACGTTGATCCATGTGTTGACCAATCCGTCGCAGGCGAGGGTGGTGGCAAAACGCGCGCGCGCCCGCATTGAAAGCAGGTTTTCGGCTGATGCAATGGGTCATGCCTACGGTGTGCTGTATCGGCAGGGACTCGAACAGGCACGAAGGGTTGCGCGATGA
- a CDS encoding glycosyltransferase family 4 protein, producing MRICKIWDADYPWDIRVEKVADSLADAGHEVHLVCRNGGRLQRTESTGKFQIHRLPAFPMFLGPLHEICNFPHPGNPFWWGEIARVMRRYRIELILVRDLPLAIPAGLLGKLFGIPVVLDMAENYPAMLEDRRLYTPTSALGRMLRHPSLARLIECLSFPLMEHIVVVVGQSRDRLKAAGVSAQRLTVVTNTPRVDQWDAAQATRTNPAPQRGLHVVYLGNLDGSRGVDIAIRGMVQLKRHGMPARLTIIGQGPSRSVLEELLTTEGVADRVTICGRLPFREVQAVMAESDVGIIPHYGTEAWNTTMPNKLFDYMLWGIPVLVSDIKAVADIVRDVGCGAVFRDRDPEDFARCLIEMQPVEVRERMGCNGRQAIQQRYNWKVEGADLVRCIEQVKARHQSA from the coding sequence ATGAGGATTTGCAAGATCTGGGATGCAGACTATCCCTGGGACATCCGGGTCGAGAAAGTGGCGGATTCGCTGGCCGATGCCGGGCACGAAGTGCATCTCGTCTGCCGGAATGGAGGTCGCCTTCAGCGGACGGAATCGACAGGGAAGTTTCAGATCCATCGCTTGCCGGCATTTCCAATGTTCCTGGGTCCGCTCCACGAGATCTGCAACTTCCCTCATCCGGGCAATCCGTTCTGGTGGGGAGAAATCGCCAGGGTCATGCGCCGATATCGCATCGAGTTAATTCTCGTGAGGGATCTGCCACTGGCCATTCCCGCCGGCCTGCTTGGAAAGCTGTTCGGGATTCCGGTGGTCTTGGATATGGCGGAGAACTACCCGGCAATGCTGGAGGATCGGCGATTGTACACGCCGACCAGCGCATTGGGGCGGATGCTTCGGCATCCGAGTCTGGCTAGGCTGATCGAATGCCTGTCCTTTCCGCTCATGGAGCATATCGTCGTGGTCGTCGGTCAATCTCGCGACCGGCTGAAGGCCGCTGGAGTATCAGCCCAGCGGCTCACCGTTGTGACGAATACTCCACGGGTTGATCAGTGGGATGCCGCGCAAGCCACCCGGACGAATCCAGCGCCTCAACGGGGCTTGCACGTCGTCTATTTGGGCAATCTGGATGGCAGTCGGGGCGTCGATATTGCTATCAGGGGGATGGTGCAGCTCAAGCGACATGGTATGCCCGCCCGCTTGACGATCATTGGGCAAGGTCCATCACGATCAGTGCTAGAGGAGTTGCTCACGACCGAAGGAGTGGCCGACCGTGTCACAATCTGCGGCCGATTACCGTTCCGCGAGGTACAGGCAGTGATGGCCGAATCGGATGTGGGGATTATTCCTCATTACGGGACGGAAGCGTGGAATACCACGATGCCTAACAAGCTCTTTGATTATATGTTGTGGGGAATTCCGGTCTTGGTATCCGACATCAAAGCTGTGGCGGATATTGTACGGGATGTTGGTTGCGGGGCCGTATTCCGCGATCGCGATCCAGAGGACTTTGCGCGCTGCTTAATAGAGATGCAGCCCGTCGAGGTTCGTGAGCGCATGGGGTGTAACGGGCGGCAGGCGATTCAGCAACGGTACAACTGGAAGGTCGAAGGGGCTGATCTGGTGCGGTGCATCGAACAGGTCAAAGCGAGGCATCAGAGCGCATGA